In Candidatus Rokuibacteriota bacterium, the following are encoded in one genomic region:
- a CDS encoding 2-oxoacid:acceptor oxidoreductase subunit alpha, translating to MRVDAAGRRVSRSRRHGARAEPARSACASAPSASWPSVRLAGAGARTRCASSGRRPAPAAGSVNCSAPTSPSLSTRGPEVAGGGELVQGNQACARAALDAGCRFYAGYPITPSSEIAEAMAIALPPRGGVFLQMEDEIASMGAVLGASLAGRKAMTASSGPGFSLMQEHLGYAAFTEIPCVVVDVMRAGPSTGLPTSPAQGDVMQARWGTHGDHPIIVLAPASVAEVYALTVEAFNLSERYRTPVILLYDEVVGHVRERVWLPDPATLVLGERPRPGGPAAGYRPYAATESGVPPLADFGSGYRFHVTGLTHDERGYPTQEAAEVARLQERLCAKLERGRQEIVSWEATGVEDAETVVVAIGIAARAARRAMTLARARGERVGLFRPRTLWPFPDRELAGIAGRARRVVVAEMNMGQMLGEVERALGGRVPVLPCLRADGLPLMPEDVLASLERQAPAGASR from the coding sequence ATGCGCGTGGACGCGGCCGGGCGGCGCGTCTCGAGATCACGGAGGCATGGTGCAAGGGCCGAGCCTGCGAGATCTGCGTGCGCGTCTGCCCCGAGCGCATCCTGGCCATCGGTTCGGCTCGCGGGGGCCGGGGCGCGGACACGGTGCGCGTCCTCCGGGAGGAGGCCTGCACCGGCTGCCGGCTCTGTGAATTGCTCTGCCCCGACTTCGCCATCGCTGTCCACGAGGGGACCTGAGGTGGCGGGAGGCGGCGAGCTGGTCCAGGGCAACCAGGCCTGCGCGCGCGCGGCGCTGGACGCCGGCTGCCGCTTCTACGCGGGCTATCCCATCACCCCCTCCTCGGAGATCGCCGAGGCCATGGCCATCGCGTTGCCGCCGCGCGGTGGCGTCTTCCTCCAGATGGAAGACGAGATCGCCTCCATGGGCGCGGTGCTCGGAGCCTCGCTGGCGGGGCGCAAGGCCATGACTGCCTCCAGCGGGCCCGGCTTCTCCCTCATGCAGGAGCATCTCGGCTACGCCGCCTTCACCGAGATCCCCTGCGTCGTCGTCGATGTGATGCGCGCCGGGCCGAGCACGGGGCTCCCCACCAGCCCCGCCCAGGGCGACGTCATGCAAGCGCGCTGGGGGACGCACGGCGACCACCCGATCATCGTGCTGGCGCCGGCGTCCGTGGCGGAGGTGTACGCCCTCACGGTGGAGGCCTTCAACCTGTCCGAGCGCTACCGAACCCCCGTGATCCTCCTCTACGACGAGGTGGTGGGGCATGTGCGCGAGCGGGTGTGGCTGCCCGACCCGGCGACGCTGGTGCTCGGGGAGCGGCCGCGCCCCGGGGGCCCCGCCGCCGGCTACCGCCCGTATGCCGCCACCGAGAGCGGCGTGCCTCCCTTGGCGGATTTCGGCTCGGGCTACCGCTTCCACGTCACCGGGCTCACCCACGACGAGCGCGGCTACCCGACGCAGGAGGCTGCCGAGGTGGCCCGCCTGCAGGAGCGGCTCTGCGCCAAGCTCGAGCGCGGGCGCCAGGAGATCGTTTCCTGGGAGGCCACGGGAGTGGAGGACGCCGAGACCGTCGTCGTGGCCATCGGCATCGCCGCTCGCGCCGCGCGTCGGGCGATGACCCTGGCGCGGGCCCGCGGCGAGCGGGTCGGTCTCTTCCGTCCGCGGACGCTCTGGCCCTTCCCCGACCGGGAGCTGGCGGGGATCGCGGGCCGGGCGCGGCGAGTCGTCGTCGCCGAGATGAACATGGGGCAGATGCTGGGCGAGGTGGAGCGCGCCCTGGGCGGGCGGGTGCCCGTGCTGCCGTGCCTGCGCGCGGACGGGCTGCCGCTGATGCCGGAGGATGTGCTCGCAAGCCTCGAGCGGCAGGCGCCGGCCGGAGCCTCCCGATGA